AATATCGAGCTGCCTGAGCCTTTGGTGCCGCGCCATTTGCGCTTCACCGTGCCCGAACGGCTCGATCGCGCCGGGCGGGTGTTGCGCCCGCTCGATGAGGAGGCCGTGTGCGCGCTCGCGCCGACGCTGACGCGCGCGAAGATCGAGAGCATCGCGATCGGGTTTCTGCATGGTTTCGTCAACCCCGCGCATGAGCGGCGCGCGGCCTCGCTGCTCGCGTCATTGCTTCCCGGCATTCCGCTCTCGCTCGCGGCCGAGGTCGCGCCGGAAATGCGCGAATGGGAGCGGTTTTCGACCACCGTCGCCAATGCCTATGTCCAGCCCGCGATCGCGCGCTATCTCCGCCGGCTGGAGGCCGGGATGCGCGAAGTCGGGTTCACCGCGCCGGTTTATCTCATGCAGTCCGGCGGCCGCTTGACGACGATCGAGACCGCCTGCCGGTTTCCGATCCGCCTCGTTGAAAGCGGCCCGGCCGGCGGCGCCATTTTCGCCGCCGCCATCGCGCGTGAGGCCGGGCTCGATCGCGTGCTCTCCTTCGACATGGGCGGCACCACGGCGAAGGTCTGCCTTGTCGATGACCATCGCGCCCATGAAGCGCGTGGCTTCGAGGTCGCGCGGGTCGGGCGGTTTCGCAAGGGATCGGGTCTGCCGCTCAGGATTCCGGTGATCGAGATGGTCGAGATCGGCGCCGGTGGCGGCAGCGAGGCGCGCATCGACAGCCTTGGCCGCCTTGCCGTCGGGCCTGAGAGCGCTGGCGCCGATCCCGGCCCCGCCTGCTATGGGCGCGGCGGCACCCGGCCGACGGTGACCGACGCCAATCTCGAACTCGGCCGCTATGATCCGGCTCTCTTTGCCGGCGGCCGCTTGCCGCTCGATGCGAACGCCGCGCGGACTGCTTTGATGCGGGCGGTTGGCGCGCCGCTTGGCCTCTCGAGCGCGATGGCCGCGGTCGGTGTCATCGAAATCGTCGACGAGGCGATGGCCAACGCCGCCCGCGTGCACGCCATCGAAGCCGCGACCGCGCTCGAAGGCCGCACTCTGATCGCGTTCGGCGGCGGCGGGCCGGTGCACGCGACGCGGATCGCAGAGAAGCTCGGCATCGATCAGGTGCTCGTGCCCTCGGGCGCCGGGGTTGGCAGTGCGATCGGGTTTCTCCGCGCCGCGATCGGTTTTGAGGCGGTGCGCAGCCTCTATCAGCGTCTCGCGAGCCTCGATATCGCCGCCGTCAACGCGCTTTTCGCGGAGATGGCGCATGAGGCGCGCGACGTGGTGGCCCCAGCGAGCTTCGGGGCCGCGATCCGCGAGACACGGATGGCGAGCATGCGCTATGTCGGCCAGGGGCATGAAATTTCCATCCCCCTCCCGGTGCGTGATCTCGAGCCCGAGGATCGCGCGGCGATCAAGCGCGACTATGAGGCCGCCTATGCGCGGTTTTACAATCGTCCCGTGCCGGGCTCGGAGATTGAGGTGCTGAGCTATTTCCTGGTCCAGGAAACCATTCTCCCCGAGCCCGCGCCGCCGCCGCCACATCCGATGATACGCGCGGTGCGGAGCGCCGAGCGGCGGAAAGTGCGCGATGGCGCGACCGGCATCGAAGCCGATTGGGCGATTTATGCGCGCGATGCGCTCTCGCCCGGCGATCGCATCCTTGGTCCCGCGATCATCGCCGAAGCCGAAACCTCGACATTGCTCGGCGCTGCCTGGCGCGGCGATGTCACCGCGCAAGGCTGGCTCATGCTGACGCGCGAGAGAGAAGGGGATGAAAGCCGATGAACGCTGCGCCGGAACTCGCGAAAATTCGCCACCAGGTGATGTGGAACCGCCTGATCGCGGTGGTGGAAGAACAGGCGCAGGTGATGATTCGCACCGCTTTCAGCACCACGGTGCGCGAGGCCGGCGATCTTTCCGCTGGCGTCTTCGATCTCGAGGGCCGCATGCTGGCCCAGGCGGTGACCGGAACGCCCGGCCATGTCAACGCGATGAGCGAAAGCGTTGGCCATTTCCTAAAAAAATTCCCCGCCCACACGATGCGCGAGGGTGATCACTACATCACCAATGATCCCTGGCTCGGCACCGGGCATTTGCATGACCTGACGGTGGTGACGCCGGTTTTTCATCGCGGGACGATGATCGGCCTGCTCGCCAACACCGCCCATGTGATCGATATCGGCGGCCTCGGCATGGGGCCTGATGGGCGCTCGGTGTTCGAGGAAGGGCTCTATATCCCGATCCTCCGCTGTTTCGAGGCCGGGCGGCCGAACGAGACGTTTTTCGAATTCCTGCGCGCCGGTAGCCGGCTTCCGGTTGAGCTCGAGGGCGATGTCTATTCGCTCTCGGCCTGCAACGACACCGCGGCGCGCAGGCTTGGCGAAATGCTCGATGAATTCGGGATCGATAGCCTCGCCGGGCTCGCCGAGTTCATTTTCGCAAGCAGTCTCCGCGCGACCGAGGCGGCAATCGCCGAGATCCCACCTGGGATTTACCACTCGAGCATCCATTCGGATGGCTATGACGCGCCGATCACCTTGAGGGCCGCGATGACGGTCGGCGAGAACGATATCCGCGTTGATTTCGACGGTACATCGCCGGCCGCGGCGCGCGGGATCAATGTTCCGGCGGCTTATTGCCGCGCCTATGCGTCGTTTGGCATCAAGGTGGTGGTGGCGCCGGAGGTTCCGAACAACTGGGCGAGTTTGCAGCCGTTTCGTATGAAGATTCCCGAGGGCTGCATCCTCGATGCGCGACATCCGGCGCCGGTTTCGGTCCGCCATGTCATCGGCCAGCTCCTCCCCGATCTGATGATGGGGTGCCTTCATCAGGCGGTGCCTGACCGGGTCGCGGCGGAGGGTTCGTCCTGCCTCTGGAACCCGCCGTTGCGCGGCGGCGCGGGGGTGTCCTCGCGGCGCGAGGGCAACCGTATGCCGCCGGATTTCGAAATCATCACCTTCAATTCCGGCGGCACCGGCGCGCGCCGACAGCGCGACGGGCTCGACGCCACCGCATTCCCCTCTGGCGTGCGGACGATGCCGGTGGAAGCGACCGAGAACGTCGCCCCGATCGTCATCTGGCGCAAGGAATTGCGGCCGGGCTCGGGCGGCGCCGGGCGGACGCGCGGCGGGCTTGGCCAGATCATGGAAATCGCTGCCCTTGACGACATGGAATTCGCCTGCAACGCGATTTTTGATCGCATTCAGCATCCGCCGCGCGGGCGGGATGGCGGGCATGAGGGCGCCGCCGGCTATGTCGGGCTCAAATCCGGGGCGCCGCTGCGCGCCAAGGGATTTCAGATTATTCCCGATGGCGACAGGCTGATTTTAAAACTCCCCGGCGGCGGCGGCATGGGCCCGCCCGATGCGCGTGCGCCGGAGGCGGTGGCGCGCGATGTCCGCGACGGCGTGGTGAGCGAGGATGAGGCGCGCGTCGTCTATCGTGTCGCCCTCACCGCCGCGGGTGCTGTCGATGACAGCGCGACCCGTGATTTGCGCAGGAACAACCGGAAGGAGTGATCGAGATGACCGGCGTCACACGACGACATTTATTCGCGGGAACCGCGGCGATCGGGCTCGGCGCCGGATTTGCGCGCGCCGTGCGGGCGGCGGACGAGATCACGATCGGCGCCGTCTTTCCCCTGAGCGGCAATGCCGCGGCGATCGGCCAGGACGCCAAGCACGCCCTCGAAACCATGGCCGCTATCATCAACGGCGATCACGATATTCCGATGCTGCTCGGGAAAGGCGGCGGCCTTGCCGGGCTGGGCGGCGCCAAGGTCAAGTTGCTTTTCGCCGACAGCCAGAACAACCCGCAAATCGCCCGCAGCGCCGCCGAACGCTTCATCACCGAAGACCACGTGGTCGCGGTGATCGGGAGTTACACCAGCGCGACCGCGGTCACCATCAGCCAGATCTGCAACCGCTATCAAATTCCCTATATCTCCGCCGACAATTCTTCGCCAAGCCTCAACAAGCAGGGTCTCGACTGGTTTTTTCGCCCCTCGCCGACTGATATCGATTTCACCAAGGCGATGTTCGACTGTTTCGCGGCGTTCGGTGAAAAGACCGGCGAGAAGGTGAAAACGGTTGCGATCATTCACGAAAACTCGGTGTTCGGCAGCGACAGCGCGAAGCTCCAAGTGAGCATGGCCGAGGCCGCCGGGATCAAGGTGCTCGCCAATATTTCCTATCAGGCCAACATCCCCTCCCTCTCGGTCGAGGCCGAGCGACTGCGCGCCGCCGATGCCGATGTTTTGATGCCGTCGTCTTACACCAGCGATGCGATCCTGCTCGTCCGCGCGATGCATGATGTCGGCTATACGCCGCGCGCGATCATGGCCCAGGATGCCGGTTTCATCGATCCCGCTTTCATCGCCGCGGTCGGCACGCTTGCCGAGGGCGTGATGAGCCGTTCGGCGTTCGCGATCGATGCCGTGACGCAACGCCCGGCGATTCCGGCGGTCAACGCGCTTTTCAAAGCGAGCGGCGCGAACAAGGATCTCAATGATCTGACGGCGCGCGAACTGACCGCGCTGCAGGTTCTCGCCGATGCGCTCAACCGCGCGAAATCGACCAATAACATGGCACTGCGCGAGGCGCTGCGCGCGACCGACATCCCGGGTGATCAGACGATTATGCCGTGGGCGGGTGTCAAGTTCGATGCAACCGGGCAAAACATCAAAAGCAATCCGGTGATTTTGCAGCAACAAAAAGGCGAGTGGCGGGCGGTGTTTCCGTTCGAGATCGCGACCGCGCCGCCGATCTGGCATATCGCGCGGTGACGCGCGTGCTCCGGCTTGCCGCGCCATGACTGGCGCCCTGATCGCTCAGGTGGCGCTTGGCGGCCTGCTGATGGGGCTGGTCTACGCCGTCGTTGCCGCCGGGCTCACGCTGATCTTCGGCCTGATGGACGTGGTCAATTTCGCCCATGGCGCCCTGCTCATGGTCGCGATGTATGCAACCTTGCTCATCCATCGCGCGACCGGCCTTGACCCGCTTTTGCAACTGCCATTGGTCGCCTTGCTGTTGTTCATCGCCGGGGTTGCGATTTATCGTGGCCTGATCGCGCGCACTCTTGCGGTCCGCGTCAATGCCGGGATGGTGCAGATTTTCGTGACCTTCGGGCTTTCGATCTTTCTTGTCGGCGCCGCGGAGTTTCTGTTCGGCAGTGATTTTCAAAGCATCAATAAAACTCTTCTCGGCGGCCGGACATTTGCGTTGAACGGGATCATCCTGCCGCTGCCGCTGGTGGTGAGCGGGATCGTCGCGCTTCTGGTCTTTCTCGCCCTCGCATTGCTGTCGCGCACCGAATTCGGCCGGGCGCTGGAGGCGACGCGCGAGGATCATGAAGCGGTCGCGCTGATCGGTATCGATCGCGACCGGGTGTTTGGGATCGGCTGGGGGATCGGGACGGCGAGCGTCGGCATCGCCGGTGTCATGCTGGCGAACTTCTATTATATCGCCCCTGATGTCGGCACCAATTTCGCGCTCATCGCCTATATCACCGTCGCACTCGGCGGCTTCGGCTCGATGTTCGGGGCCCTGGTTGCCGGCCTGATCATCGGGCTCACCGAAGCGCTCACCGCGCTTTTCATCGATCCCGCCTTAAAGCAGATCGGGATTTTCGTGATCTATCTCGCGGTTCTGATGGTCCGGCCACGCGGCCTGTTCGGGCGCCTCTGATGGCGGGCGCGGTGAGGGGAACGCTCGTGGCGCGGCGTCGGCGCGAGCTTTGGCTCGGCATCGTTGTCCTCGTCGTGCTGGCCGCGCTGCCGTTTGGTGTTGGCAATGCTTATCTGCGCGGGTTGATCGTGCTCACATTGCTCTATGCCGGCCTGTCACAGGCATGGAACATCCTCGGCGGCTATTGCGGGCAAATTTCCCTCGGCCATGCGCTCTATTTCGGGATCGGCGCCTATACCTCGACGCTGCTTTTCACCCGGCTCGGGATTTCGCCGCTCCTTGGCATGTTCGCGGGGGGCGGCCTTGCCGGGTTCGCGGCCTTTCTGGTCGGCCTGCCGTGTTTTCGCTTGAGCGGCCATTATTACGCGATCGCGACCCTGGTCATCGGCATGATGGCGGCATTGCTCGCGGCGAATTGGGATTTCATCAATGCCGCGCAAGGGATCACCATTCCCTTTCACGGCGAAAGCTGGGCCAACCTTGCCTTCCGCACCGCGATCCTGCCATTTCATTATGTCATGCTCGCCTACGCCGCGCTGATCTGGTTTGTCGCCTGGCTGATCGAGGGCTCGCGCTGGGGGTTTTCCTGGCGCGCGGTGAAGGATGATGTCGCGGCGGCGCGCAGCCTCGGCGTCAGCATCTATCCGAGCAAGCTTGCCGCGGCGGCGATCAGCGGGGCGGCGACCGGCATCGGCGGCGCGCTCTATGCGCAGTATATTGGCTTCATCGATCCTGACAGCACGCTCGATCTCTCGCTTTCGGTGCTGATCGCGCTGCCCGCCGTGGTCGGTGGCATCGGCACGCTCTGGGGGCCGCTTCTGGGTGCTGCGGTGCTGATCCCGGTGCAGCAGCTTTCTGTCGCCTGGCTCGGGAGTGCCGCCGGCGGCATCGATCTCATGGTCTATGGCGCGCTGATCATGGCGTTGGCGCTTGCCCGCCCGGAGGGGCTGGTCAGTTTCTTCCACATCCGCGCGTCGCGGGGCGCAACCGGGCATGGGTGAGCCGCTCCTCGAAATCCGTGGCATCAGCAAATCCTTTGGCAGCGTCGCCGCCAATGTCGATATCGGCTTCGCTGTCGCGGCTGGCGAAATTCTCGGCCTCATCGGCCCGAACGGCGCCGGCAAAAGCAGCCTGTTCAACATCATCGCCGGTGAGATCGCCCCCGATCGCGGCGAAATCAGGTTCGCGGGACAGGAGATCGCCGGCATTGGCGCGGTTGCCTGCGCCCGGCTCGGGATTGGGCGGACGTTTCAGGTGGTGCGCAGCTTCGATTCGATGACCGTTCTGGAAAACGTCATGGTCGGCGCGTTCCTGCGTGCGCGCAGAAGCGCCGCGGCGATGGCGAGGGCAGGGGAGGTGATCGAATTTTGTGGCCTCACCACGCGGCGTGATGTGCCCGCGCATAGCCTCTCGCCGCCGGAGAAGCGCCGCCTCGAGATTGCCCGCGCGCTCGCAACCCGGCCACGGCTTTTGCTGCTCGATGAAATGCTCACCGGCCTCACGCCGACCGAGGCGCAGGCCGGCATGCGGCTGGTGCGCGATATCCGCGCGCAAGGCATAACCATCATCATGGTCGAGCATGTGATGGAGGTGTTGCTGCCGCTGATCGATCGCGCGGTCGTGCTCAATCTCGGGCGAAAATTGCTCGAAGGGGCACCGGCCGAGATCGTCCGCCATCCGGAGGTGATTCGCGCCTATCTCGGAGACCGCTATGGCGGATGAGCGGCCCTTGCTCGAAACCCGCCACTTGTCCGCGCATTATCGTGGCCTTGCCGCGCTGCATGGCGTCGATCTCGCGATCGCGCCGGGCGAGATCGTCGCCGTGGTCGGGGCCAACGGCGCCGGGAAAAGCACGCTGCTTCGCGCCATCGCCGGCCAGGTCGCGACCGCGGGGGAGATCTTGTTCGACGGAAAACCGATCGCACGTCTGGCGCCGCATCGGATCAGCCGCCTCGGCGTCGCGCTGGTGCCCGAGGGGAGGCGGCTCTTTCCGCGCCTTGCGGTCGAGGACAATCTCCGCCTCGGCGCCTATGCGCGGCGCGGGCCAGAGCGTTTTCGCCCGCTCGATCTCGTCTTCGCGCTTTTTCCGCGTCTGCGCGAGCGGCTTCGTCAGCGCGCCGAGACGCTGTCGGGCGGCGAGCAGCAGATGCTCGCGATTGGGCGCGCCTTGATGACGGCGCCGCGCCTGCTGATGCTCGATGAACCCTCCCAAGGCATCATGCCGCGCCTCGTCGATGATATTTTCGCGGCGATCGCGCGGATCAGGGCCAGCGGCGTCACCATCCTGATCGTCGAACAGCGGCTTGTCGAGACGTTGGCGATCGCTGATCGTGCCTATGTCATGCAGACCGGCCGCATCGTTCTCGCGGGCGCCGCCGCCGAGATTGCCGGCAATGCGGAGGTGCGGCGCGCCTATCTCGGCATGTAGTCAGGAGGGACTGGCCATGGATTTCGCAACCGATCGCAGCGATCGCGCCACACTCAAAACCGGGCGGGAGGCACGTCTCGCGTGCCGGGCCGGATTCTCAGGCGCGACCGCGGGGCTCGCGCTTGGCTTTGCCCAGGCCAATCTCGTGGTTCTTCCCGCCGACCTCGCGAACGATTTTCTGCGGTTCTGCCAGCGCAACCCGAAACCCTGCCCGCTGCTCGGGGTTTCGGAGCCGGGGGCGGTCGATTTGCCTGGCCTTGCCGAGGATCTCGATTTGCGCACCGATCTTCCCGGCTATCGCGTCTGGCGGGACGGCGAACTCATCGCCGAACCGATGGAGGTGCGCGAGGTCTGGCGCGATGACCTCGTCGCTTTCGCGATCGGCTGTTCTTACACGTTCGAGGCGGCTTTGCTCGCGGAGGGGATGACGCTCCGCCACGCCGCGGCGGGGACCGAGGTGCCGATGTATCGCACCAATATCGATTGCGTCCCCGCCGGGCCGCTCCAGGGCAAGATGGTGGTCTCGATGCGGCCGTTCCGCCCGGCCGACGCAATCCGCGCGGTGCAGATCACCTCGCGCTTTCCCTTCGTGCATGGCGCCCCCGTGCATCTTGGTCTTCCGCAGATGATCGGGATCGAGGATCTCGCCCGGCCGGATTATGGCGCGCCGGTCACGGTGATGGCCGATGAAGTGCCGGTGTTTTGGGCTTGTGGGGTTACGCCGCAAGCGGTGATCGCGGCGATGCGGCCGCCTTTCGCGATCACCCACCAGCCCGGCCGGATGCTGGTGCTTGATCTGCCGGATTACCGCTGCGCAGTGTTGTAGAAAACCAAATCCCCGACGACCGAGACAAGCCTTTTATAAGCCCGCTTTATAAGCTCCTTTGGGGGGCGGCGCTGAGCCGGGCCGTTCGCGTCCTTTGCTGCCTGTCGGGCGTCAGGGTCATGCAGGGACGCGACTCGTCCTGAATGCAAATTTCACAAATCAGACTCGTGCGTTTTGCATGGCGCTTTGTGGATAAAATTATCCACAGGGTGTTAGTAAGTAATCTGAAGAAAGACCGCCAACAGATTCCAAAGACTCGCGTTCCCCTCGAAGGAAAGCAACCTCGACGCCGAGCAACGTCAACAATATCTTTCTTAATTCACGCTCAGATCTTCATCGCCGGCCACAACTCAGCTTCACCATGGCGAGTGAATCGCATGCATTAACTACCTGTGGTTAAATTAATCCTTTTAACTTCTCCTTTTTGGCGATATAAGCTGCTTTCTTAGCAATCTCTGGCAGTGCTCTGGTGGGGGAGAAGATTTTAATGCACGAGTATCGTTCACTTGATGCGCTGGTTCGGGCGCGTTTGCAGAAATGGCCGCAGCGGCCGCCGGGGCTGGCGCCGCGCGCACAAGGGGCAGACACCTGGCTGCGCGGCAGACCAGACGTGAAAACCGGAACTTGCAACCCTTTCCTGAAATTCCCTGGCAGCGATCGGCTGCGAACCCTGCCCGATGGGCTATGGCTCAATTTCGGCGGCACGCCTGTGGAGCCTTATGTGGATATTTTTGCCATCGAGGCCTGCGGATCGCTGCAAAACCTGCTCGACAAACGCTCGCGCTTCGCCCCGAGCACGCAATCGCTGCTTGCGGTGTGTCCGGTGCCATGGCTGCTCGCCCCGGTCAGCAGCAACGAGGAAACGCCGCGTTGGCAGGCGATCGGGTTGCTCCGCCGCGAGCCGGTGACACCGCTGGTTCTGCCGGTGCGCGATCTGCGCGTCCTCTACGGGCTGAAAAACCGGCATTATCAGGGGTTTGCCGCGAGCCAGATCCCCCACCCGCACGAATATTTCGTGCCGATGGACGCTCTGACCGACGAAAACAGTGCCGATAACCCGGCCTTGCGCGCTATCGTCGGGCGCGCCTCGGCGACGGCGAATTTTTTCGACCAACCCTGTCCGGCGCCGCGCGCGGCGGAAACCCTCAGCGGTTGACGCCGATCCTCGCGCGCACCCGCGCATGCGCGAGATCGACCACGACCACCCGGTCCGGTCCGCCACCATGAAGGAGGAGGGCCACCTGATCCGGCCCCTCGCTCGCAATCGCGGCGATTTCGCTCGCCGGCGGCTCGTCGAGCCGGATCGCGACCTCCGCCCCGGTCATGCTCGGCGGGCCAGCCAGCCGTTTCGCGATCAGCACCGCGAGCGTCGCCGTCCCGACGATGATCAGGACCGCCATGATGATGGTGATCGCCTTTAGTGTCCGCATGATTGCCGCCTATGCGCCATCGGCATCTGCGCGCGCGCGCCCGAACCGGCTATGCTCTGTGTCATGCTACCGTCCTTACCCCAGCCCGCTGCCGAGGGCGAGACCGAGAACGACTCCTTGACCATCCTCGCCCCGCCCGACGCCGCCGGGCAGCGCGTCGATCGGTTTCTCGCCGCGTCGTTCCCGGCGCTCTCGCGCGCGCGCATTCAGGCGCTGATCGCGGCGGGCGCGGCGCGGCGCGGCGATGTCGTGTTCACCGATGCCGCAGCACCAGTCCGCGCCGGCGAGCGCTACACCCTCGCCCCGCCGCCGGCCGCCGCGGCTCGGCCGGCGGCGCAGGCGATTGCCTTCCCGGTCCTGTTCGAAGACGAGGATTTGCTGGTTCTCGACAAGCCGGCGGGTTTGGTCGTTCACCCGGCGCCGGGAAATCGCGACGGCACCCTGGTCAACGCCCTCCTCGCCCATTGCGGCGACGATTTCGCCGGCATCGGCGACGAAAAACGCCCCGGGATCGTCCATCGCCTCGACAAGGATACCTCCGGCGTGATGGTGGTCGCGAAGACCGCATGGATGATGGCGCGACTCGGGGAAATTTTCGCAACACGCAGGCTGGAACGCACCTATCTCGCGCTCGCCTGGGGCCTTCCCAGCCCGGCCGCGGGCAGTATCGAGGGCGCGATCGGGCGCGACCCGCGCG
This portion of the Acidibrevibacterium fodinaquatile genome encodes:
- a CDS encoding hydantoinase/oxoprolinase family protein produces the protein MRDRTAPAEKGGQIRLAVDIGGTFTDVVLESAGRRYTTKLLTTPAAPECGVLDGMQRILADADIAPAEVALVVHGTTLATNAIIERKGARTAFITTEGFRDVLAMRNESRYDQYDLNIELPEPLVPRHLRFTVPERLDRAGRVLRPLDEEAVCALAPTLTRAKIESIAIGFLHGFVNPAHERRAASLLASLLPGIPLSLAAEVAPEMREWERFSTTVANAYVQPAIARYLRRLEAGMREVGFTAPVYLMQSGGRLTTIETACRFPIRLVESGPAGGAIFAAAIAREAGLDRVLSFDMGGTTAKVCLVDDHRAHEARGFEVARVGRFRKGSGLPLRIPVIEMVEIGAGGGSEARIDSLGRLAVGPESAGADPGPACYGRGGTRPTVTDANLELGRYDPALFAGGRLPLDANAARTALMRAVGAPLGLSSAMAAVGVIEIVDEAMANAARVHAIEAATALEGRTLIAFGGGGPVHATRIAEKLGIDQVLVPSGAGVGSAIGFLRAAIGFEAVRSLYQRLASLDIAAVNALFAEMAHEARDVVAPASFGAAIRETRMASMRYVGQGHEISIPLPVRDLEPEDRAAIKRDYEAAYARFYNRPVPGSEIEVLSYFLVQETILPEPAPPPPHPMIRAVRSAERRKVRDGATGIEADWAIYARDALSPGDRILGPAIIAEAETSTLLGAAWRGDVTAQGWLMLTREREGDESR
- a CDS encoding hydantoinase B/oxoprolinase family protein, whose protein sequence is MNAAPELAKIRHQVMWNRLIAVVEEQAQVMIRTAFSTTVREAGDLSAGVFDLEGRMLAQAVTGTPGHVNAMSESVGHFLKKFPAHTMREGDHYITNDPWLGTGHLHDLTVVTPVFHRGTMIGLLANTAHVIDIGGLGMGPDGRSVFEEGLYIPILRCFEAGRPNETFFEFLRAGSRLPVELEGDVYSLSACNDTAARRLGEMLDEFGIDSLAGLAEFIFASSLRATEAAIAEIPPGIYHSSIHSDGYDAPITLRAAMTVGENDIRVDFDGTSPAAARGINVPAAYCRAYASFGIKVVVAPEVPNNWASLQPFRMKIPEGCILDARHPAPVSVRHVIGQLLPDLMMGCLHQAVPDRVAAEGSSCLWNPPLRGGAGVSSRREGNRMPPDFEIITFNSGGTGARRQRDGLDATAFPSGVRTMPVEATENVAPIVIWRKELRPGSGGAGRTRGGLGQIMEIAALDDMEFACNAIFDRIQHPPRGRDGGHEGAAGYVGLKSGAPLRAKGFQIIPDGDRLILKLPGGGGMGPPDARAPEAVARDVRDGVVSEDEARVVYRVALTAAGAVDDSATRDLRRNNRKE
- a CDS encoding ABC transporter substrate-binding protein — its product is MTGVTRRHLFAGTAAIGLGAGFARAVRAADEITIGAVFPLSGNAAAIGQDAKHALETMAAIINGDHDIPMLLGKGGGLAGLGGAKVKLLFADSQNNPQIARSAAERFITEDHVVAVIGSYTSATAVTISQICNRYQIPYISADNSSPSLNKQGLDWFFRPSPTDIDFTKAMFDCFAAFGEKTGEKVKTVAIIHENSVFGSDSAKLQVSMAEAAGIKVLANISYQANIPSLSVEAERLRAADADVLMPSSYTSDAILLVRAMHDVGYTPRAIMAQDAGFIDPAFIAAVGTLAEGVMSRSAFAIDAVTQRPAIPAVNALFKASGANKDLNDLTARELTALQVLADALNRAKSTNNMALREALRATDIPGDQTIMPWAGVKFDATGQNIKSNPVILQQQKGEWRAVFPFEIATAPPIWHIAR
- a CDS encoding branched-chain amino acid ABC transporter permease, with the translated sequence MTGALIAQVALGGLLMGLVYAVVAAGLTLIFGLMDVVNFAHGALLMVAMYATLLIHRATGLDPLLQLPLVALLLFIAGVAIYRGLIARTLAVRVNAGMVQIFVTFGLSIFLVGAAEFLFGSDFQSINKTLLGGRTFALNGIILPLPLVVSGIVALLVFLALALLSRTEFGRALEATREDHEAVALIGIDRDRVFGIGWGIGTASVGIAGVMLANFYYIAPDVGTNFALIAYITVALGGFGSMFGALVAGLIIGLTEALTALFIDPALKQIGIFVIYLAVLMVRPRGLFGRL
- a CDS encoding branched-chain amino acid ABC transporter permease, yielding MAGAVRGTLVARRRRELWLGIVVLVVLAALPFGVGNAYLRGLIVLTLLYAGLSQAWNILGGYCGQISLGHALYFGIGAYTSTLLFTRLGISPLLGMFAGGGLAGFAAFLVGLPCFRLSGHYYAIATLVIGMMAALLAANWDFINAAQGITIPFHGESWANLAFRTAILPFHYVMLAYAALIWFVAWLIEGSRWGFSWRAVKDDVAAARSLGVSIYPSKLAAAAISGAATGIGGALYAQYIGFIDPDSTLDLSLSVLIALPAVVGGIGTLWGPLLGAAVLIPVQQLSVAWLGSAAGGIDLMVYGALIMALALARPEGLVSFFHIRASRGATGHG
- a CDS encoding ABC transporter ATP-binding protein; protein product: MGEPLLEIRGISKSFGSVAANVDIGFAVAAGEILGLIGPNGAGKSSLFNIIAGEIAPDRGEIRFAGQEIAGIGAVACARLGIGRTFQVVRSFDSMTVLENVMVGAFLRARRSAAAMARAGEVIEFCGLTTRRDVPAHSLSPPEKRRLEIARALATRPRLLLLDEMLTGLTPTEAQAGMRLVRDIRAQGITIIMVEHVMEVLLPLIDRAVVLNLGRKLLEGAPAEIVRHPEVIRAYLGDRYGG
- a CDS encoding ABC transporter ATP-binding protein yields the protein MADERPLLETRHLSAHYRGLAALHGVDLAIAPGEIVAVVGANGAGKSTLLRAIAGQVATAGEILFDGKPIARLAPHRISRLGVALVPEGRRLFPRLAVEDNLRLGAYARRGPERFRPLDLVFALFPRLRERLRQRAETLSGGEQQMLAIGRALMTAPRLLMLDEPSQGIMPRLVDDIFAAIARIRASGVTILIVEQRLVETLAIADRAYVMQTGRIVLAGAAAEIAGNAEVRRAYLGM
- a CDS encoding putative hydro-lyase; translated protein: MDFATDRSDRATLKTGREARLACRAGFSGATAGLALGFAQANLVVLPADLANDFLRFCQRNPKPCPLLGVSEPGAVDLPGLAEDLDLRTDLPGYRVWRDGELIAEPMEVREVWRDDLVAFAIGCSYTFEAALLAEGMTLRHAAAGTEVPMYRTNIDCVPAGPLQGKMVVSMRPFRPADAIRAVQITSRFPFVHGAPVHLGLPQMIGIEDLARPDYGAPVTVMADEVPVFWACGVTPQAVIAAMRPPFAITHQPGRMLVLDLPDYRCAVL
- a CDS encoding RluA family pseudouridine synthase, which encodes MLPSLPQPAAEGETENDSLTILAPPDAAGQRVDRFLAASFPALSRARIQALIAAGAARRGDVVFTDAAAPVRAGERYTLAPPPAAAARPAAQAIAFPVLFEDEDLLVLDKPAGLVVHPAPGNRDGTLVNALLAHCGDDFAGIGDEKRPGIVHRLDKDTSGVMVVAKTAWMMARLGEIFATRRLERTYLALAWGLPSPAAGSIEGAIGRDPRDRKRMAVRASGGKPALTHYRLRESWFGAVSLLECRLATGRTHQIRVHLSANGHPLIGDPLYLRRVPAAAKAVPAAIRARLLDFPRQALHAAELGFIHPRSGAKLAFSAPPPADFQALLGLLAGPRNS